The sequence below is a genomic window from Lentimicrobium saccharophilum.
TAAAAAAAACGGGAATCCACTGGCTTCGTATGCCAGATATTCCGCCATTGCCCTGCAAATGGGCGTCATTATAGCAGCCGGTGTTTTTGGCGGATTTAAAACCGACCAACTGCTGAACCTAAAATTCCCGGTATTTACGGTATTTCTTTCCCTGCTTGCCGTTGGCGGCGCCATCTGGTTGCTTGTTAAAGAAGTTAACTACAAAGACAAAGAAAGATGAGCACAAGCAACTACCTGTACCTCAAAAAACTACTGCTGATTACTGCAGCCTCCGGCATACTTATGCTTGTTGCTTTTCTGACCGTACCTCAGTACCTTAGTCCGGCACTTCCGTTCGTATTGATTTTCTTTATGTCGGTGTCTCTGATTTCATATTATCTGCTGCAGAAAAAAGCCGCATCGGGAACATCCGGGTTTGTAACGGGGTTCATGAGCCATACCGTGCTGAGAATGGCGCTATATCTTGCAATCATTCTCAGCTATGCTTTTCTTAACCGTGAAGATGCAGTAAGGTTTATTATCGGTTTTTTCATTTT
It includes:
- a CDS encoding AtpZ/AtpI family protein; its protein translation is MPRPNNNKKNGNPLASYARYSAIALQMGVIIAAGVFGGFKTDQLLNLKFPVFTVFLSLLAVGGAIWLLVKEVNYKDKER